A region from the Polyangiaceae bacterium genome encodes:
- a CDS encoding serine/threonine protein kinase — protein MSQVVRTQTPSQGTLEEPHGYVAGEIIADKYRLVRRIADGGMGSVWVARNLALDVQVAIKLIRSDLQGESANERLLTEARATARLKHPGIVRVFDFGRTAHGDPFIVMELLSGESLGDVLDREARLPASEAVQILLPAADALAAAHSKGIVHRDLKPDNIFLADSDGRLQPKILDFGIAKFGVQEQRRDRRLTEAGTVLGSPDYMAPEQARGDDQIDHRADIWAFCIVLYESITGRVPFEDSNYHALLRHIIEDEIPSIAQFAAGDSALWEVLQKGLAKDPNERFQRVRDLGEALAGWLLSHGITEDISGHSLRTAWLDASTSRPSLTRVSLTDIRNLRLSTPEFNPRVLTPHPTVRVQTPSPGGISVSTLPAPAVPATARPSAARNRGLLIGVGLVCLALGATAVWALTKPAKVAPATSADATSAAALAPESAAAPKPAAPPTASTAETKPTVTPSAAESAPDQQTPAPKAHAVKSSPKGPITKEEPKKAPEPKASAAPPAPKPKSPYEDLGF, from the coding sequence TTGTCACAAGTCGTCCGCACGCAGACCCCTTCGCAGGGCACCCTCGAGGAGCCCCACGGGTACGTTGCGGGCGAGATCATCGCGGACAAATACCGCCTCGTCCGCCGCATCGCGGATGGCGGCATGGGGTCGGTGTGGGTGGCACGGAACCTGGCGCTCGACGTGCAGGTGGCGATCAAGTTGATCCGCAGCGACCTGCAAGGCGAGAGCGCGAACGAACGTCTGCTCACCGAGGCACGGGCCACGGCCCGGCTGAAGCATCCGGGCATCGTGCGGGTGTTCGACTTTGGCCGGACCGCCCACGGTGACCCCTTCATCGTGATGGAGCTGTTGTCCGGGGAGAGCTTGGGGGACGTCCTGGACCGCGAAGCGCGCCTGCCGGCATCGGAAGCCGTGCAGATCTTGCTCCCCGCCGCGGACGCGCTGGCGGCGGCCCACAGCAAGGGCATCGTTCACCGGGACCTCAAGCCGGACAACATCTTCCTGGCGGACTCGGACGGCCGCTTGCAGCCCAAGATCCTCGATTTTGGCATCGCCAAGTTCGGCGTGCAGGAGCAGCGGCGCGATCGCCGCCTCACGGAAGCGGGCACCGTGCTCGGGAGCCCAGACTACATGGCCCCCGAGCAAGCGCGGGGGGACGACCAGATCGACCACCGCGCGGACATCTGGGCGTTCTGCATCGTGCTGTACGAGTCCATCACGGGCCGCGTGCCCTTCGAGGACTCGAACTACCACGCGCTGCTGCGCCATATCATCGAAGACGAGATCCCGAGCATCGCTCAGTTCGCAGCAGGAGACTCGGCACTGTGGGAGGTGCTGCAAAAGGGCCTGGCCAAGGATCCCAACGAGCGGTTTCAGCGCGTGCGGGACCTGGGCGAAGCGCTCGCCGGTTGGCTCTTGTCCCACGGGATCACGGAGGACATCAGCGGGCACTCCCTTCGCACCGCGTGGCTGGATGCCAGCACGTCACGGCCGAGCCTCACGCGCGTCAGCCTGACGGACATTCGAAACCTCCGCCTTTCGACGCCGGAGTTCAATCCAAGGGTGCTCACGCCGCATCCCACGGTGCGAGTCCAGACGCCATCTCCAGGGGGGATATCCGTGTCCACCCTTCCGGCACCCGCGGTTCCGGCGACGGCGCGACCTTCGGCGGCGCGAAACCGAGGACTGCTCATCGGTGTGGGATTGGTATGCCTCGCGCTGGGCGCCACCGCGGTGTGGGCGCTGACGAAACCCGCGAAGGTCGCCCCCGCGACGAGCGCCGACGCGACGAGCGCGGCCGCCCTTGCGCCGGAAAGCGCGGCCGCGCCGAAACCTGCGGCGCCGCCGACGGCGAGCACCGCCGAGACCAAGCCGACCGTGACGCCGTCCGCGGCGGAGTCCGCGCCGGACCAACAAACCCCTGCTCCGAAGGCACACGCTGTAAAGTCCTCGCCGAAAGGCCCGATCACCAAGGAAGAGCCGAAGAAGGCTCCCGAACCCAAGGCATCTGCAGCGCCTCCCGCCCCCAAGCCCAAGAGCCCGTATGAAGATCTCGGTTTCTAG
- a CDS encoding VWA domain-containing protein, whose translation MSFVVWAALAIGVLVGAPIAAHLLRRSRADEREFPPAALVPAAQPVARQRRRLEDRLLLALRAAMIVALAVLGATPLVRCSRLSLTRQAGGSVALALVLDDSLSMRTRLPSGKTRWERALAGAHDLLNGTREGDAVAIVLAGAPARLALAATTDLEEAERALDDLAVSDRPTDLGAAVQLARSALEQLPHADHRVVVLSDFADDEIPDGKPPIWAPLPELRGPSHDCGIVEADRRGRRVTLRIACSSAHAAKGRSVTVLATKAASVDGGKAPKAGEELGSSKIEAKAGVQLVGVELGSAGVALDARLDGKDAIAEDDSAPVSAEGAALGIGVVADPSTATVLTGGATVLEQALSALGGDESVRPLTVLPDERAQLDPLAAVFIDDPGGIPAEARATLGDWVSRGGVAVALLGPRAESAQLGSTLEPFVRGAVHWEKTKAKGVESASVAWLGAPGESLSDLAPEGRALLEGIEPTGSKVVARWDDQKPFILETASGRGLILTVGLPVSVDQSDFALRPGFLALLEHAVEEATRRAGPRHSVAGATWLFPAKSTIQIRGPRGPVEVREHGADSNATVALAGRYEVSVDGDVQERVVNVSEQEITARSHDPAELAPTVASGTASTQVDASRQLALVLLGLFVGEIALRARGRRRPARERRKAAVSG comes from the coding sequence ATGAGCTTCGTGGTGTGGGCCGCCCTGGCCATCGGCGTGCTGGTGGGGGCGCCCATCGCGGCGCACTTGCTCCGCCGCTCGCGGGCCGACGAGCGGGAGTTCCCGCCGGCGGCCCTGGTGCCCGCGGCCCAGCCCGTCGCGCGGCAACGCCGGCGCTTGGAAGATCGCCTGCTGCTCGCGCTGCGGGCGGCGATGATCGTGGCGCTCGCGGTGCTCGGCGCCACGCCGCTGGTGCGCTGCTCTCGGCTGTCCCTCACCCGACAAGCGGGCGGCTCCGTGGCGCTGGCGCTGGTGCTCGACGACTCCCTCAGCATGCGGACACGGCTGCCCAGCGGAAAGACGCGCTGGGAGCGGGCTCTGGCCGGAGCGCACGATCTGTTGAACGGGACGCGCGAAGGCGACGCGGTGGCCATCGTGCTCGCGGGAGCGCCGGCACGGCTGGCGCTGGCCGCCACGACGGATCTGGAAGAAGCCGAGCGCGCCCTGGACGACCTCGCCGTCAGCGATCGCCCGACGGACCTGGGCGCCGCCGTGCAGCTCGCCCGCTCCGCGCTGGAGCAGCTGCCGCACGCAGATCATCGCGTGGTGGTGCTGAGCGACTTCGCGGACGACGAGATCCCCGACGGCAAGCCGCCCATCTGGGCGCCGCTGCCGGAGCTGCGCGGACCTTCGCACGACTGCGGCATCGTGGAGGCGGACCGCCGCGGCCGGCGGGTCACGCTGCGCATCGCCTGCTCCAGCGCTCACGCCGCCAAGGGGCGCAGCGTCACCGTGCTCGCCACCAAAGCCGCCAGTGTCGATGGCGGCAAAGCGCCCAAGGCCGGCGAAGAGCTGGGCAGCTCCAAGATCGAGGCCAAGGCCGGCGTGCAGCTGGTGGGCGTGGAGCTCGGCAGCGCCGGCGTGGCGCTCGACGCGCGCCTCGACGGCAAGGACGCCATCGCCGAAGACGACAGCGCGCCGGTTTCCGCCGAGGGCGCCGCTCTCGGCATCGGCGTGGTGGCCGATCCTTCCACCGCCACGGTGCTCACCGGCGGCGCGACGGTGCTCGAGCAAGCGCTGTCGGCCCTCGGCGGTGACGAGAGCGTGCGTCCGCTCACGGTGCTGCCGGACGAGCGCGCTCAGCTCGATCCGCTGGCAGCCGTGTTCATCGACGACCCGGGCGGCATCCCCGCAGAGGCCCGCGCCACCCTCGGCGATTGGGTGAGCCGCGGCGGCGTCGCCGTCGCCCTGCTCGGCCCTCGCGCCGAGAGCGCGCAGCTCGGCTCCACCTTGGAACCCTTCGTGCGGGGCGCCGTGCACTGGGAGAAGACCAAGGCCAAGGGCGTGGAGTCCGCGAGCGTGGCGTGGTTGGGCGCCCCCGGTGAGAGCTTGTCGGATCTCGCTCCCGAGGGCCGGGCGCTGCTCGAAGGCATCGAGCCGACGGGGAGCAAGGTCGTCGCGCGTTGGGACGACCAGAAGCCGTTCATCTTGGAGACGGCGTCGGGGCGTGGGCTCATCTTGACGGTGGGTCTGCCCGTCAGCGTGGATCAGAGCGACTTCGCGCTGCGCCCCGGCTTCTTGGCGTTGCTCGAGCACGCGGTGGAAGAAGCCACCCGCCGCGCCGGACCGCGCCACAGCGTGGCGGGCGCAACGTGGCTGTTTCCCGCCAAGAGCACGATCCAGATCCGTGGCCCGCGAGGACCGGTCGAAGTGCGCGAGCACGGCGCGGACTCGAACGCGACGGTAGCGCTGGCCGGTCGCTACGAGGTCAGCGTGGATGGCGATGTGCAGGAGCGCGTGGTGAACGTGTCGGAGCAAGAAATCACCGCTCGCAGCCATGACCCCGCGGAGCTCGCCCCCACCGTGGCCAGCGGCACCGCCAGCACGCAGGTGGACGCCTCGCGCCAGCTCGCCCTGGTGCTGCTGGGCTTGTTCGTGGGCGAGATCGCCCTCCGAGCCCGAGGCCGCCGCCGCCCCGCTCGAGAACGGCGCAAGGCCGCCGTCAGCGGGTGA
- a CDS encoding tetratricopeptide repeat protein produces MCSLSLLATSARAQEPDDATKNAARELATQAGDAFRNGDYDKAQDLYRRAYALIPAPSLSVREGRALEKLGRLVEAAEAYVRTVRTPLGDKPPQAFKDAVKEASDALAKLRPRIPKLTVMVKGKDSSLEVTVDGKPLPRALVGVGAPVNPGSHDVAASTADGRSAKGKVTLEERGKKTLELDLGPAPAGAAAPPPPGVKPVHVTAGKDDVKADAGASSSQRTWAYVALGAGAAGVGVGIATGLMATARHSSAEDACPDGKCPAGSSAMDDVDAFRTLRTVSTIGYVVGAVGVGAGVTLWLTSPKEEVAIGPTIGPLSAGVRGRF; encoded by the coding sequence GTGTGCTCGCTCTCGCTCTTGGCGACCAGCGCTCGGGCACAAGAGCCGGATGACGCCACCAAGAACGCCGCTCGCGAGCTCGCGACGCAGGCGGGGGATGCCTTCCGCAACGGCGACTACGACAAGGCGCAAGATCTGTATCGCCGTGCCTACGCTCTGATCCCCGCGCCCAGTCTGTCGGTACGAGAGGGCCGCGCCCTCGAGAAGCTCGGGCGGCTGGTAGAGGCGGCGGAGGCCTACGTTCGCACGGTGCGCACGCCGCTGGGAGACAAGCCCCCGCAAGCGTTCAAGGATGCCGTGAAGGAGGCCAGCGACGCGCTCGCGAAGCTTCGGCCCCGGATCCCGAAGCTGACGGTGATGGTGAAGGGAAAGGATTCGTCCCTGGAGGTCACCGTGGACGGCAAGCCCTTGCCCCGAGCCCTCGTGGGCGTGGGGGCGCCCGTCAATCCCGGTAGTCACGACGTGGCAGCCAGCACCGCGGATGGGCGCTCGGCAAAGGGCAAGGTCACCCTGGAGGAGCGCGGCAAGAAGACGTTGGAGCTCGACCTCGGACCGGCGCCGGCGGGGGCCGCGGCGCCTCCGCCGCCCGGTGTGAAACCCGTTCACGTGACGGCGGGCAAGGACGACGTGAAGGCCGACGCGGGGGCGAGCTCGAGTCAGCGAACCTGGGCCTACGTGGCGTTGGGCGCGGGCGCCGCGGGAGTGGGCGTGGGCATCGCCACCGGCCTGATGGCGACGGCGCGGCACTCGAGCGCGGAGGACGCGTGCCCAGATGGCAAGTGCCCCGCGGGCTCTTCGGCCATGGATGACGTGGACGCGTTCCGCACTCTGAGGACCGTGTCCACCATCGGCTACGTGGTGGGCGCCGTGGGCGTGGGGGCCGGCGTGACCCTGTGGCTCACCTCGCCCAAGGAAGAGGTCGCCATCGGACCCACGATTGGCCCCCTCTCTGCCGGGGTTCGAGGCCGGTTCTGA
- a CDS encoding DUF58 domain-containing protein yields the protein MRYSERPAGPSGRPATPCCSSAASTPPALCSRTAPCTTPRPTLGRSYRPGPAAKPIALEQVCGPAANSSCGAGQARAHRRSRVSDSVRDVRQGLDWGSLGPLRLRARTVADGVYVGGHRSPRRGPGVEFGGHRSYTPGDDLRWLDRHALMRHGRLLIREFETDTDRALRLVVDASASMGYRGERAPGAKLAFAALVAAALARVALAGGDPVALDWLGGAERRPLPATGGREAFERIVSALETVLPGGDLHTDLTAVERSFAPVARHARRGSVIVLLSDLLDLPEGSLDRFAALSTHGRLLVAVQVLDPSEKTFPFSGPLRLRAAEGDLLVETDADAVRAGYLEALARRTKEWEQRLLSVGGRLLVSTSADDPVQLVRETLAAVSS from the coding sequence ATGCGCTACAGCGAGAGACCGGCTGGTCCTTCCGGACGTCCAGCGACACCGTGCTGTTCATCGGCGGCGTCGACACCGCCGGCACTCTGCTCGCGAACGGCGCCCTGTACAACTCCACGACCAACGCTTGGACGCTCGTACCGGCCTGGCCCAGCGGCGAAGCCCATCGCTTTGGAGCAGGTGTGTGGGCCGGCGGCGAATTCGTCGTGTGGGGCGGGACAAGCTCGGGCGCACCGACGGTCACGGGTGAGCGATTCCGTCCGTGACGTCCGCCAGGGCCTCGATTGGGGCAGCCTGGGACCTCTGCGACTGCGCGCGCGCACCGTAGCGGACGGCGTGTACGTCGGCGGGCACCGCAGCCCGCGTCGCGGCCCCGGCGTCGAGTTCGGCGGGCACCGCAGCTACACACCGGGGGACGACCTGCGCTGGCTCGATCGCCACGCGCTGATGCGTCACGGCCGGCTCCTGATCCGCGAGTTCGAGACGGACACGGACCGCGCGCTCAGACTGGTCGTCGATGCCAGCGCTTCGATGGGCTATCGCGGGGAACGCGCGCCGGGCGCCAAGCTCGCCTTCGCCGCCCTCGTCGCTGCAGCCCTGGCGCGCGTGGCCCTGGCCGGCGGCGACCCGGTGGCGTTGGATTGGCTGGGTGGAGCGGAGCGCCGTCCGCTCCCCGCGACCGGCGGACGGGAAGCCTTCGAGCGCATCGTCAGCGCTCTGGAGACGGTGCTTCCGGGTGGGGACTTGCACACGGACCTCACCGCGGTGGAGCGTTCCTTCGCGCCGGTGGCGCGCCACGCCCGACGAGGCTCGGTGATCGTGCTGCTGTCGGATCTGCTGGATCTGCCCGAGGGCAGCCTCGATCGCTTCGCGGCCCTGTCCACCCACGGTCGTTTGCTGGTCGCGGTCCAGGTGCTCGATCCCTCGGAGAAGACCTTTCCCTTCTCCGGACCCCTGCGCCTGCGCGCCGCCGAAGGGGACCTCCTGGTGGAAACCGACGCCGACGCCGTGCGGGCGGGATATCTGGAAGCCCTCGCGCGCAGGACCAAGGAGTGGGAGCAGCGCTTGCTGTCGGTGGGCGGACGCCTGCTCGTGAGCACCAGCGCGGACGATCCGGTGCAGTTGGTGCGTGAGACCTTGGCGGCGGTGAGCTCATGA
- a CDS encoding peptidylprolyl isomerase: MNLRFRLTLVLGACLLLASTASATVVERVVAVVGERAILLSDLRDRARPMLVKIQEEVPPGAQRAAAISQTYKQVLERMVDEELEQRAANRSHTVVSAQEVDEAIGRIAAQNNITVEQLVGEATRAGLSERQYRNEIRRQVLEAKLMNLRLQGRIRITEEDLRSSYRRLVVEERRKLPYRAAWIKMNIPAGGRDSAAKVRGQAEAIAEQARKGADFAALAKQYSDDASTRERGGLLGRLTPGMLPRPVDQAAMGLEVGEVSNPIRFANAYYVLQVVEREESELPTFEESRGELGERLYLEKMGKARRHWLDSLRRQTHVEIRL; encoded by the coding sequence ATGAATCTTCGCTTCCGGCTCACGCTCGTTCTTGGCGCCTGCCTGCTCCTGGCCAGCACGGCCAGCGCCACGGTGGTGGAACGCGTGGTGGCGGTGGTCGGGGAGCGCGCCATCCTGCTCTCGGATTTGAGGGACCGGGCGCGGCCGATGCTGGTGAAGATCCAGGAAGAGGTGCCGCCGGGGGCGCAGCGTGCGGCGGCCATCTCGCAGACGTACAAGCAGGTGCTCGAGCGGATGGTGGACGAAGAGCTCGAGCAGCGCGCGGCGAATCGCTCGCACACGGTGGTGAGCGCCCAAGAGGTGGACGAGGCCATCGGCCGCATCGCCGCGCAGAACAACATCACCGTGGAGCAGCTGGTGGGCGAGGCCACGCGAGCGGGGCTCTCGGAGCGGCAGTATCGCAACGAGATCCGCCGTCAGGTGTTGGAAGCCAAGCTGATGAACCTGCGGCTGCAGGGGCGCATTCGCATCACGGAGGAAGACCTCCGAAGCTCCTACCGCCGGCTGGTGGTGGAAGAGCGGCGCAAGCTGCCCTACCGCGCGGCGTGGATAAAGATGAACATCCCTGCCGGCGGGCGGGACAGCGCGGCCAAGGTCCGCGGTCAAGCGGAGGCGATCGCGGAGCAGGCGCGCAAGGGCGCGGACTTCGCGGCGCTGGCCAAGCAGTACTCCGACGACGCCAGTACCCGGGAGCGGGGCGGGCTGCTCGGTCGGCTCACCCCCGGCATGCTGCCCCGCCCAGTGGATCAAGCGGCCATGGGCCTCGAGGTCGGGGAAGTGTCGAACCCGATTCGCTTCGCCAACGCGTACTACGTGCTCCAGGTGGTGGAGCGCGAAGAGAGCGAGCTACCGACCTTCGAGGAGTCCCGCGGGGAGCTGGGCGAGCGGCTGTATCTCGAGAAGATGGGCAAGGCGCGGCGCCACTGGCTCGACAGCCTGCGCCGGCAGACGCACGTCGAAATCCGACTCTGA
- a CDS encoding ABC transporter ATP-binding protein — protein sequence MSEPAVEAHALSKTYRQGHHDVHALSDVELLVEPGELTVLAGPSGSGKTTLLNLIGALDRPTSGEIRVGGRDLRALNKTELASMRRDHIGFVFQAYNLLPVLSALENAELVLELQGVPRHECRERATEVLRAVGLGDMLERRPAELSGGQQQRVAVARAIASARTLVLADEPTANLDSKSAESLLDLMVELNQERNLTFLFSTHDPRVMARARRIVRLEDGRIVEDERQ from the coding sequence ATGAGTGAGCCCGCCGTCGAAGCCCACGCGCTGTCCAAGACGTACCGCCAGGGTCATCACGACGTTCACGCCTTGAGCGACGTCGAGCTGCTGGTGGAACCCGGGGAGCTCACCGTATTGGCGGGGCCCTCGGGCTCCGGCAAGACCACGCTGCTCAATCTCATCGGCGCCTTGGATCGCCCGACTTCAGGCGAGATTCGAGTCGGCGGGCGAGACCTTCGAGCCCTGAACAAGACCGAGCTGGCGAGCATGCGGCGCGATCACATCGGCTTCGTGTTTCAGGCGTACAACCTTTTGCCGGTCCTCTCGGCATTGGAAAATGCCGAGCTCGTGCTCGAGCTCCAAGGTGTCCCGCGCCACGAATGCCGAGAGCGCGCCACGGAGGTCCTCCGCGCCGTCGGCCTGGGCGACATGCTCGAGCGTCGCCCAGCGGAGCTCAGCGGTGGCCAACAGCAGCGCGTGGCCGTGGCCCGCGCCATCGCCTCGGCCCGCACGCTGGTGTTGGCGGACGAGCCCACCGCCAATCTGGATAGCAAGAGCGCGGAGTCCCTGCTCGATTTGATGGTGGAGCTGAACCAGGAGCGAAATCTCACCTTCCTATTCAGTACCCACGACCCGCGCGTGATGGCCCGAGCACGACGCATCGTCCGCCTGGAAGACGGTCGCATCGTCGAAGACGAACGTCAGTGA
- a CDS encoding LysM peptidoglycan-binding domain-containing protein: MPKRIVLAALCLALSLTSLDAGAFTYVVQPGDTLASIAERFYGRIQHEKILVAANSLDAQGGSPIVPGMRLEVPALAHRKIHKGDTWPKLAEELLGAGGRADVLAIANGTSPWLPPEDGAEIAVPFNLQVIASSGDTIVTIAYKFMGDMNKAWVLDHYNKRGGRAVRRGEVVLVPLTDLELTDAGKKALKESNALICSEASGSARQAQRRVASELPALIADVRGGRYVDAVTRANRFLATESLTKPQLATVHRQLLEAYAALDAPGLAAASCAEWRKLDPSATLDPVLMSPKLISACNRSAP; this comes from the coding sequence ATGCCCAAACGCATCGTCCTCGCGGCGCTTTGTCTGGCGCTCTCGCTGACGAGCCTGGACGCCGGGGCGTTCACCTACGTCGTGCAGCCGGGTGACACGCTGGCGTCGATCGCCGAGCGATTCTACGGCCGCATTCAGCACGAGAAGATCTTGGTGGCGGCCAACTCCCTCGACGCCCAGGGCGGCTCCCCCATCGTCCCGGGCATGCGCCTGGAGGTCCCGGCGCTGGCTCACCGGAAGATCCACAAGGGCGACACCTGGCCCAAGCTTGCGGAGGAGCTGCTCGGCGCGGGGGGCCGCGCCGACGTGCTGGCCATCGCCAACGGGACCAGCCCCTGGCTGCCCCCGGAAGACGGCGCAGAGATCGCCGTTCCCTTCAATCTCCAGGTCATCGCCAGCAGCGGGGATACCATCGTTACCATCGCGTACAAGTTCATGGGCGACATGAACAAGGCGTGGGTGCTCGATCACTACAACAAGCGGGGCGGCCGTGCGGTGCGGCGCGGCGAGGTGGTGTTGGTGCCACTCACGGATCTGGAGCTCACGGACGCCGGCAAGAAGGCGCTCAAGGAATCGAACGCGCTGATCTGCAGTGAGGCCTCGGGGAGCGCGCGTCAAGCCCAGCGCCGCGTCGCGTCCGAGCTCCCGGCGCTCATCGCCGACGTTCGCGGCGGACGCTACGTGGACGCGGTGACGCGTGCCAACCGCTTCTTGGCTACGGAGTCCCTCACCAAGCCGCAGCTGGCTACCGTGCACCGACAGCTGCTCGAGGCCTATGCCGCGCTCGACGCCCCGGGCTTGGCCGCCGCCTCCTGCGCCGAGTGGCGCAAGCTCGACCCTTCGGCGACGCTGGATCCGGTGCTCATGAGCCCCAAGCTCATCTCCGCCTGCAACCGGAGCGCGCCATGA
- a CDS encoding ABC transporter permease, producing MILRVALRNSVRNRRRTLLTAVAIAAGLALLLVFTGMADGAHEKMAEIGVSMGLGDVVVHARGYTDDPTLDRLIADPAPAQAAIGRVPGVVHVAPRLRTDALITAGATSVGVSLSGVDPAVEHLVSKIDTPDSMIAGQALESATKARPRSELPPVVIGKQLARTLGVEVGDRVTLTLRPVGGGETRSGAYEVHGIFATGVAEVDSFWAEIPLADAQRLTGAGQGVSMLAVILDNVANTPEGTHAIDKVLSGHDVEVLPWTEAAPDLYAVIAVDEGGMYVMMVIIFIVVAAGILNALLMSVMERTREFGVLLSLGTTPRKVIGIVLTEALVLGLVSVAVGLVLGLLGNHHYATAGIDVGSSFETSGILLPKRLYSHLYAAKALWSSLVVLGLVMLGAIYPALRAARLEPVEALRHE from the coding sequence ATGATCCTTCGAGTGGCTCTCCGAAACTCCGTCCGCAATCGCCGGCGCACCCTGCTCACGGCGGTGGCCATCGCCGCGGGCCTCGCTCTGCTCTTGGTGTTCACGGGCATGGCGGATGGCGCCCACGAGAAGATGGCGGAGATCGGCGTGAGCATGGGGCTGGGCGACGTCGTCGTGCACGCCCGGGGCTACACCGACGACCCCACGCTGGACCGGCTGATCGCCGACCCCGCGCCCGCACAGGCCGCGATCGGTCGCGTGCCAGGCGTCGTGCACGTCGCTCCGCGCCTCCGCACCGACGCGCTGATCACGGCCGGCGCCACCAGCGTGGGCGTGTCGCTCTCCGGCGTGGATCCCGCGGTGGAGCACCTGGTCAGCAAGATCGACACGCCGGACTCGATGATCGCCGGCCAGGCGCTGGAGAGCGCCACGAAAGCGCGCCCGCGAAGCGAGCTGCCACCGGTGGTGATCGGCAAGCAACTGGCGCGCACGCTGGGGGTGGAGGTCGGCGATCGCGTCACCCTCACCCTGCGCCCCGTCGGCGGCGGCGAGACTCGAAGTGGCGCGTACGAAGTGCACGGTATCTTCGCCACCGGCGTCGCCGAGGTCGACTCCTTCTGGGCGGAAATCCCTCTAGCAGATGCTCAGCGCCTCACCGGTGCAGGCCAGGGTGTGAGCATGCTCGCGGTGATCCTGGACAACGTGGCGAACACGCCGGAAGGCACTCACGCCATCGACAAGGTGCTCAGCGGGCACGACGTTGAAGTGCTGCCCTGGACCGAAGCTGCCCCGGACTTGTACGCGGTCATCGCGGTGGACGAGGGCGGCATGTACGTGATGATGGTCATCATCTTCATCGTGGTCGCGGCGGGCATCTTGAACGCGCTGCTGATGAGCGTGATGGAGCGCACGCGGGAGTTCGGCGTGCTGCTGTCCCTCGGCACCACCCCGCGCAAGGTGATCGGCATCGTACTGACCGAGGCGCTGGTGCTCGGTCTGGTGTCGGTGGCCGTCGGGCTCGTGCTGGGCCTCTTGGGCAATCACCACTACGCCACTGCCGGCATCGACGTCGGCTCGAGCTTCGAGACCAGCGGCATCCTGTTACCCAAGCGCCTGTACTCGCATCTGTACGCGGCAAAGGCGCTGTGGAGCTCCCTCGTCGTCCTCGGGCTGGTGATGTTGGGAGCCATTTACCCCGCGCTGCGCGCTGCGCGGCTCGAGCCCGTGGAGGCATTGCGCCATGAGTGA
- a CDS encoding serine/threonine protein kinase, which yields MSELVADEAPVVRGALDKGTRFARYRVLRVLGDGASGIVYEAECEAEPAEADDERRSVKTGDHVALKIIHRHLVKDRQISRRFLREARILSRLRGENLVDLVDFGEADGRLFMALELVQGTPLDRLARAGPMDPERAIGIVRQVCCALEVAHGTGVVHRDLKPGNVIVANGDGRGDRVHVLDFGMAKMLRADASQSLTALTEQNMVFGTPEYMAPEQARGDEVDARADVYAAGVILYELLTGDVPFGGATPISIMTAHLMEDPPPPSSRTDPGRIPPALEAVVLHALAKRPADRYPSATALATALASALARPRDVASTAPPPPEEPELGIRDTDHAIGYAPTMRFPHKREISAPVAEAPEPGSRLWLVIALLAAAVGIIAGVVASLAGS from the coding sequence ATGAGCGAGCTCGTCGCGGACGAAGCCCCGGTGGTCCGCGGCGCGTTGGACAAGGGCACCCGATTCGCGCGTTACCGCGTGCTTCGTGTGCTGGGCGATGGCGCCAGCGGCATCGTGTACGAAGCGGAGTGCGAGGCGGAGCCGGCAGAGGCCGACGACGAACGACGCAGCGTGAAGACGGGGGACCACGTCGCGCTGAAGATCATCCACCGGCACTTGGTCAAGGACCGACAGATCAGTCGCCGCTTCTTGCGCGAGGCTCGGATCCTCAGTCGGCTCCGGGGCGAGAACTTGGTGGATCTGGTGGACTTCGGCGAGGCCGACGGCCGCTTGTTCATGGCCCTGGAGCTGGTGCAGGGCACACCACTGGATCGCCTGGCGCGCGCGGGGCCCATGGATCCCGAGCGCGCCATCGGCATCGTTCGCCAAGTGTGTTGCGCGCTGGAGGTTGCTCACGGAACGGGCGTCGTGCATCGAGACCTGAAGCCTGGCAACGTGATCGTCGCCAACGGGGATGGACGCGGCGATCGCGTCCACGTGCTCGACTTCGGCATGGCCAAGATGCTCCGCGCGGACGCGAGCCAGTCCCTCACCGCCCTCACCGAGCAGAACATGGTGTTCGGCACTCCGGAGTACATGGCTCCCGAGCAAGCGCGGGGAGACGAAGTGGACGCCCGGGCGGACGTGTACGCCGCCGGTGTGATCCTCTACGAGCTGCTCACCGGAGACGTACCGTTCGGCGGAGCCACCCCCATCAGCATCATGACGGCGCACCTCATGGAGGATCCCCCGCCGCCCTCGAGCCGCACGGACCCAGGCCGCATCCCGCCGGCGCTGGAGGCCGTGGTGCTCCACGCACTGGCCAAACGCCCAGCGGATCGCTACCCGAGCGCCACGGCCCTGGCCACCGCGCTGGCCTCCGCCCTGGCCCGGCCCCGGGACGTCGCCTCTACGGCCCCGCCCCCGCCGGAGGAGCCGGAGCTCGGCATCCGGGACACGGACCACGCCATTGGCTACGCGCCGACCATGAGATTTCCCCACAAGCGCGAGATTTCTGCCCCAGTAGCGGAGGCTCCAGAGCCCGGCAGCCGGCTGTGGCTGGTCATCGCGCTCTTGGCCGCAGCGGTGGGGATCATCGCTGGAGTGGTCGCGAGCCTGGCCGGGTCCTAA